Proteins co-encoded in one Garra rufa chromosome 21, GarRuf1.0, whole genome shotgun sequence genomic window:
- the ppp1cb gene encoding serine/threonine-protein phosphatase PP1-beta catalytic subunit, producing the protein MQNSALKMAEGELNVDSLISRLLEVRGCRPGKIVQMTEAEVRGLCIKSREIFLSQPILLELEAPLKICGDIHGQYTDLLRLFEYGGFPPEANYLFLGDYVDRGKQSLETICLLLAYKIKYPENFFLLRGNHECASINRIYGFYDECKRRFNIKLWKTFTDCFNCLPIAAIIDEKIFCCHGGLSPDLQSMEQIRRIMRPTDVPDTGLLCDLLWSDPDKDVQGWGENDRGVSFTFGADVVSKFLNRHDLDLICRAHQVVEDGYEFFAKRQLVTLFSAPNYCGEFDNAGGMMSVDESLMCSFQILKPSEKKAKYQYSGVNSGRPVTPPRTAQAPKKR; encoded by the exons TGCGAGGATGTCGTCCAGGGAAGATCGTTCAGATGACGGAAGCAGAAGTTCGAGGACTCTGCATTAAATCTCGAGAGATCTTCCTCAGCCAGCCCATCCTGCTGGAGTTGGAGGCTCCACTTAAAATTTGTG GTGACATCCATGGGCAGTATACAGATCTGTTGAGGTTGTTTGAATATGGCGGTTTTCCACCGGAGGCGAACTATCTCTTTCTGGGTGATTATGTGGACCGAGGGAAACAGTCTTTGGAGACCATCTGCCTCCTACTGGCCTATAAGATCAAATATCCCGAGAATTTCTTTCTCCTGAGAGGAAACCATGAGTGCGCCTCGATCAACCGTATCTATGGCTTCTATGATGAGT GCAAGCGCAGGTTCAACATAAAACTCTGGAAGACATTCACAGACTGCTTCAACTGCCTCCCGATTGCTGCCATCATAGATGAGAAGATTTTCTGTTGCCATGGAG GTCTCTCTCCTGATCTGCAGTCAATGGAACAGATTCGTCGGATTATGCGGCCAACTGACGTCCCAGATACAG GGTTGCTGTGTGATTTGCTGTGGTCGGACCCAGATAAGGACGTTCAGGGATGGGGGGAGAATGATCGTGGAGTTTCATTCACTTTCGGTGCTGACGTAGTCAGCAAATTCCTCAACCGCCATGATCTGGACCTAATCTGTAGGGCACATCAG GTGGTTGAAGATGGATATGAGTTCTTTGCAAAGCGGCAGTTGGTCACTCTGTTCTCAGCGCCAAATTACTGCGGGGAGTTTGACAATGCCGGTGGAATGATGAGTGTGGATGAGTCACTCATGTGCTCTTTTCAG atCCTGAAGCCATCAGAAAAGAAGGCAAAGTATCAGTACAGCGGGGTTAACTCAGGGCGACCTGTGACCCCGCCCCGTACGGCCCAAGCCCCCAAGAAGAGGTGA